The Streptomyces sp. NBC_00162 genome window below encodes:
- a CDS encoding helix-turn-helix transcriptional regulator, which translates to MYEETRSAVVPGAVLWRAEGPGQVVLPDGCMDLMWVEGRLLVAGADTGPHPAGEVAGGAFAGIRFAPGTAPALLGVPAHRLRDRRVALDDLWPAGEVRRLAGRVASYGNPCAGLEALAARRAAEAGPPDPLVAEVVALLRAGRPVARIAAAVGLGERQLRRRSLDAFGYGPRTLGRVLRLRSALELARAGMPYAEVACVAGYADQAHLAREVRALAGTTLGAYVAGADGANSETPQPSGSRTTA; encoded by the coding sequence GTGTACGAGGAGACGCGGTCCGCGGTCGTGCCCGGAGCCGTGCTGTGGCGCGCCGAAGGCCCCGGCCAGGTGGTCCTGCCCGACGGGTGCATGGACCTGATGTGGGTCGAGGGCCGGCTGCTGGTGGCCGGGGCGGACACCGGGCCGCATCCCGCCGGGGAGGTCGCGGGCGGGGCCTTCGCCGGGATCAGGTTCGCGCCCGGCACCGCGCCCGCGCTGCTCGGCGTACCGGCGCACCGGCTGCGGGACCGCCGCGTCGCCCTGGACGACCTGTGGCCCGCCGGGGAGGTACGCCGCCTCGCCGGGCGGGTGGCCTCGTACGGGAACCCGTGCGCCGGGCTGGAGGCGCTGGCCGCCCGTCGCGCCGCCGAGGCCGGGCCGCCGGACCCCCTCGTCGCCGAGGTCGTGGCCCTGCTCCGGGCGGGCCGGCCGGTGGCCCGGATCGCCGCCGCCGTCGGCCTCGGGGAACGGCAGCTGCGCCGGCGCTCCCTGGACGCCTTCGGGTACGGGCCCCGGACGCTGGGCCGGGTGCTCCGGCTGCGCAGCGCCCTCGAGCTGGCCCGGGCGGGCATGCCCTACGCCGAGGTCGCCTGCGTTGCCGGGTACGCCGACCAGGCCCATCTGGCCCGCGAGGTACGCGCGTTGGCCGGGACCACGCTCGGCGCCTACGTCGCAGGCGCCGACGGGGCGAACAGCGAGACGCCGCAGCCGTCCGGGTCGAGGACCACGGCATAG
- a CDS encoding VOC family protein: MTPRLDMIGLVVSDMAASLAFYRRLGLDVPAGADDQPHVEGTAPGGLRIGWDTEETIRSFDPSWTRPTGDSRRELAFLCDSPAEVDALYAELTAAGAPGHLKPWDAFWGQRYAVVLDPDGCGVSLFAPSAPAT; this comes from the coding sequence ATGACTCCACGACTCGACATGATCGGCCTGGTCGTCTCCGACATGGCCGCCTCGCTCGCCTTCTACCGCCGGCTGGGGCTGGACGTACCGGCCGGCGCCGATGACCAGCCGCACGTCGAAGGCACCGCGCCCGGCGGCCTGCGGATCGGCTGGGACACGGAGGAGACCATCCGTTCCTTCGACCCGTCCTGGACCCGGCCCACCGGTGACAGCCGCCGCGAGCTGGCCTTCCTGTGCGACTCCCCCGCCGAGGTGGACGCCCTGTACGCCGAGCTGACCGCCGCCGGGGCCCCCGGGCACCTGAAGCCCTGGGACGCCTTCTGGGGCCAGCGCTATGCCGTGGTCCTCGACCCGGACGGCTGCGGCGTCTCGCTGTTCGCCCCGTCGGCGCCTGCGACGTAG